A single Marinobacter sp. es.042 DNA region contains:
- the urtB gene encoding urea ABC transporter permease subunit UrtB, with amino-acid sequence MSICRSLTLLLIALFSLLSLPATAQEDDPGKALLINLAEAPASKVEEAINAIVSSGDERARGWLEAYGSNRLSRIKDTGQVVLVLNNRGRDWEIADPLTGENMGEMSRRELDRVAINNRIRGQLEGILAMLDLNAKDPDVREASAQDMMGKVDASLVEPLEAQLAKEEDAGVRNRIEEAIAIYRVGEGNLEAVDVLAGSLHPRARAALNEAVRGDNEALADRAAKALESIEQKLQLNRAAETLYFGLSLGSVLVLAAIGLAITFGVMGVINMAHGELIMLGAYTTWGMQQLFPGQPGLALILSIPAGFMVAATAGIIIERSVIQYLKGRPLETLLATFGISLILQQLVRTVISPQNRTVVTPDWMSGSLVINDALSLTLNRLYVLAFALIVFAGLMLIMRKTRLGLEVRAVTQNRAMARSMGIRATRVDIMTFALGSGVAGLAGVALSQLTNVGPNLGQNYIIDSFMVVVFGGVGNLWGTLIAGLSLGTINQLLEPWAGAVLAKIIVLVFIILFIQKRPKGLFPQKGRAAEG; translated from the coding sequence ATGAGCATCTGCCGATCGCTCACATTGCTGCTTATCGCCCTGTTTTCCCTGTTATCGCTACCTGCAACGGCGCAGGAAGACGACCCTGGCAAGGCTCTGCTGATCAACCTGGCAGAGGCGCCGGCCAGCAAAGTGGAAGAGGCGATTAACGCCATTGTCAGCAGTGGTGATGAAAGAGCCAGGGGCTGGCTCGAAGCCTACGGAAGCAACCGCCTGAGCCGGATAAAAGACACCGGGCAGGTGGTATTGGTACTGAACAACCGGGGCAGGGACTGGGAAATCGCAGATCCGCTGACCGGAGAGAACATGGGTGAAATGTCCCGCCGTGAGCTGGACAGAGTCGCCATCAATAACCGTATACGGGGCCAGCTTGAAGGCATACTCGCCATGCTGGACCTGAATGCCAAAGACCCGGATGTGCGTGAAGCCTCCGCACAGGACATGATGGGTAAAGTGGATGCCTCGCTGGTGGAGCCGCTGGAAGCTCAGCTGGCGAAGGAAGAAGACGCCGGCGTACGCAACCGCATTGAAGAAGCCATTGCCATTTACCGGGTAGGTGAGGGCAACCTGGAGGCCGTGGATGTGCTCGCCGGCAGCCTGCACCCCCGCGCCCGCGCAGCCCTGAACGAAGCCGTTCGAGGTGACAACGAGGCGCTGGCCGACCGTGCCGCCAAGGCCCTCGAAAGCATAGAACAGAAACTCCAACTGAACCGCGCCGCCGAGACCCTGTATTTCGGCCTCTCCCTTGGTTCGGTTCTGGTACTCGCCGCCATCGGCCTGGCCATCACCTTTGGCGTTATGGGCGTGATCAACATGGCCCACGGCGAACTGATCATGCTGGGTGCCTACACCACCTGGGGCATGCAGCAACTCTTTCCCGGCCAACCCGGGCTGGCGCTGATCCTGTCGATTCCCGCCGGGTTCATGGTTGCCGCCACCGCCGGCATCATTATTGAGCGAAGCGTCATCCAGTACCTCAAAGGCCGGCCGCTGGAAACCCTGTTGGCCACCTTCGGCATCAGCCTGATCCTGCAGCAGCTGGTGCGCACCGTGATCTCTCCTCAGAACCGTACCGTGGTAACGCCGGACTGGATGAGCGGCTCCCTGGTGATCAACGACGCGCTTTCGCTGACCCTGAACCGCCTCTACGTATTGGCCTTTGCATTGATTGTCTTCGCCGGGCTGATGCTGATCATGCGCAAGACCCGCCTGGGCCTGGAAGTGCGCGCCGTTACCCAGAACCGGGCCATGGCCCGATCCATGGGCATCCGCGCCACCCGGGTAGACATCATGACCTTTGCCCTCGGCTCCGGCGTGGCCGGTCTGGCCGGGGTTGCGCTGTCCCAGCTCACCAACGTGGGCCCGAACCTGGGCCAGAACTACATCATCGATTCCTTCATGGTGGTGGTGTTCGGCGGCGTTGGTAACCTCTGGGGCACGCTCATTGCCGGGCTCTCCCTGGGCACCATCAACCAGCTGCTCGAACCCTGGGCCGGTGCCGTACTCGCCAAGATCATCGTGTTGGTGTTCATCATCCTGTTCATCCAGAAACGGCCGAAGGGGCTCTTCCCCCAGAAAGGCCGGGCAGCGGAGGGTTAA
- the atzF gene encoding allophanate hydrolase has product MPSTLGWTIKDWQNAYKEGATPESLLGELLTGLDATDVAWISLLDQKGLDKALAELELHLQSAGGEIDNLPLYGIPFAAKDNIDAAGFETTAACPAFAYTPKEDATTVARLKAAGAIVIGKTNLDQFATGLVGTRSPYGAVPNSFKPDVVSGGSSSGSASVVARGLVPFALGTDTAGSGRVPAGLNNLVGLKPTKGLFSIRGVVPACRSLDCVSIFALTVNDAGLVSDTMAGFDADDAFSRKPPYALPLDGAALRRPGPIKRLAIPEHPQWYGDQQAEAAWNTAISQWRQQDVELVPLDFSPMLELAALLYEGPWVAERHAAVESFMATHGDDMNPVVKGIISKAGNFSATDTFKAQYRKEELQRQIDQLLAEVDALLVPTAPTAPTIEAVNADPVVLNSQLGTYTNFVNLAEMSALAIPAGFRDDGLPFGVTLISGAWKDAELQRLACQWLNSHPTPLGATGKDRPEETPGAAISTPTIKVAVVGAHLSGMPLNTQLSERYSVLLEQTTTSANYRLFALPNTTPPKPGLKRAAPGEGREIIVEVWEMPASAFGSFIDLIPAPLGIGNVELADGRWVNGFICEGYGFEGAEDVTEFGGWRAYIASRAKK; this is encoded by the coding sequence ATGCCTTCAACGCTTGGATGGACCATCAAGGACTGGCAGAACGCCTACAAAGAGGGCGCTACGCCCGAGTCATTGCTGGGTGAGCTGCTGACCGGCCTGGACGCAACAGACGTCGCCTGGATCTCGCTTCTGGATCAAAAGGGTTTGGATAAGGCGCTTGCCGAGCTGGAACTGCATCTCCAGAGCGCCGGTGGCGAGATCGACAACCTGCCCCTCTACGGCATTCCGTTTGCCGCGAAGGACAATATTGATGCGGCAGGATTCGAGACAACCGCGGCCTGCCCGGCCTTTGCCTACACCCCGAAAGAAGACGCCACCACCGTAGCCAGACTCAAGGCCGCCGGCGCAATCGTCATTGGCAAAACCAACTTGGACCAGTTCGCGACCGGGTTGGTGGGCACTCGCTCTCCCTACGGTGCCGTGCCCAACAGCTTCAAACCGGACGTCGTGAGCGGCGGGTCCAGCTCCGGTTCGGCTTCCGTGGTGGCAAGAGGCCTGGTGCCTTTTGCCCTGGGTACCGACACCGCCGGCTCCGGCCGTGTGCCTGCCGGGCTGAACAATCTGGTGGGGCTGAAACCAACCAAGGGCCTGTTCAGCATTCGCGGCGTGGTGCCGGCTTGTCGTTCACTGGATTGCGTGTCCATTTTTGCGCTCACCGTGAATGACGCCGGGCTGGTCTCGGATACCATGGCGGGTTTCGACGCCGACGATGCGTTTTCTCGCAAGCCCCCCTACGCGCTGCCTCTGGATGGCGCCGCCCTGCGCCGGCCCGGCCCCATCAAGCGGCTGGCGATTCCTGAACACCCGCAATGGTACGGCGATCAGCAGGCGGAAGCGGCCTGGAACACCGCCATCAGCCAATGGCGTCAGCAGGATGTGGAACTGGTCCCGCTTGATTTCAGCCCTATGCTGGAACTGGCCGCGCTGCTTTACGAAGGCCCCTGGGTGGCTGAACGTCATGCGGCGGTGGAATCGTTCATGGCCACCCACGGCGATGATATGAATCCGGTGGTTAAAGGCATCATCAGCAAAGCCGGAAACTTCAGTGCTACCGATACCTTCAAGGCCCAGTATCGCAAGGAAGAGCTGCAGCGCCAGATCGACCAGCTGCTGGCTGAGGTGGATGCCCTTTTAGTGCCCACCGCACCCACGGCGCCCACGATCGAGGCGGTAAACGCCGATCCGGTCGTCCTCAACAGCCAACTTGGCACCTACACCAATTTCGTGAATCTGGCCGAAATGAGCGCGCTGGCTATTCCTGCCGGCTTCCGGGACGACGGCCTTCCTTTCGGCGTTACCCTGATCAGTGGCGCCTGGAAAGACGCTGAGCTGCAACGCCTGGCCTGCCAGTGGCTGAATTCCCACCCGACACCCCTGGGCGCTACCGGCAAAGACCGCCCCGAGGAGACACCCGGGGCCGCCATTTCCACGCCCACCATCAAGGTGGCTGTTGTCGGCGCCCATCTCAGTGGCATGCCATTGAACACGCAGCTCAGCGAGCGCTATTCGGTACTGCTTGAGCAAACCACAACGTCTGCCAACTACCGGCTGTTCGCCCTGCCAAACACCACACCGCCGAAGCCCGGGCTGAAACGGGCGGCCCCTGGCGAAGGCAGGGAAATCATTGTGGAAGTCTGGGAAATGCCCGCCTCGGCTTTTGGCTCCTTTATAGACCTGATACCCGCTCCGCTGGGCATTGGTAACGTAGAACTGGCCGATGGCCGATGGGTAAACGGTTTTATCTGCGAGGGCTACGGTTTCGAAGGCGCAGAGGACGTGACTGAGTTCGGTGGCTGGCGCGCCTATATCGCCTCAAGAGCCAAAAAATAA
- a CDS encoding (Fe-S)-binding protein — protein sequence MVDPIKVYPAKPAKVYFYGTCLVDIFYPDAGIAGVELLEREGIEVLFPQNQTCCGQPAYTSGYHDQARSVARAQLDLFPGDWPIVVPSGSCGGMMRKHYPDLFKDTTDEVKAAEVAGRVWELTDFLLNVCHIKLEDLGEPTTVAMHTSCSARREMGVAEVGPKLLGQLKNVNLVEQIRPEECCGFGGTFAVRHPEISSAMVSEKVDALVDTGTRQFVTTDCGCLMNIAGYAEKNQKPVEGQHILSFLWSRTQGKGGQQS from the coding sequence ATGGTTGATCCGATCAAGGTTTATCCTGCAAAACCCGCGAAAGTCTATTTCTACGGCACCTGTCTGGTGGACATTTTCTACCCCGATGCGGGCATTGCCGGCGTGGAACTCCTGGAACGTGAAGGCATTGAGGTGCTGTTTCCCCAGAACCAGACCTGCTGTGGCCAGCCAGCCTACACCTCCGGTTACCACGACCAGGCCCGATCAGTAGCCAGGGCCCAGCTCGACCTGTTCCCCGGCGACTGGCCCATTGTGGTGCCATCCGGCTCCTGTGGCGGGATGATGCGCAAGCACTACCCCGACCTGTTCAAGGACACCACGGATGAGGTGAAAGCCGCTGAGGTTGCGGGCCGGGTCTGGGAGCTGACGGATTTTCTGCTCAATGTGTGCCACATCAAACTTGAAGACCTGGGTGAGCCTACCACCGTGGCCATGCACACCTCCTGCTCCGCCCGCCGGGAAATGGGCGTGGCCGAAGTTGGACCAAAACTGCTGGGACAACTCAAAAACGTGAACCTGGTAGAGCAGATCCGGCCGGAGGAATGCTGCGGTTTCGGCGGCACCTTTGCGGTTCGCCACCCGGAGATTTCCAGCGCCATGGTAAGCGAGAAGGTGGACGCACTGGTGGATACCGGCACCCGGCAGTTTGTCACTACCGATTGCGGCTGCCTGATGAACATCGCCGGCTACGCCGAGAAGAACCAGAAGCCTGTTGAAGGCCAGCACATTCTCAGTTTCCTGTGGTCGCGCACCCAGGGCAAAGGGGGGCAGCAGTCATGA
- a CDS encoding GntR family transcriptional regulator, translated as MANPRRKESVADRVYEALKADIFEFRLIPGDRFSEGDVGSRLNASRTPVREALYRLQREGHVEVLFRSGWQVKPFDFQQVEELYDLRITLERAAVHKICNLPEEPEALRTLVALWNPDHPSERAVGSTVRMLDESFHCDLVAAAGNREMTRIHREITDRLRIVRRLDFSRDERIDATYVEHAAILEALRNGQASEAAERLTRHIRASQKAVREITMERIREAAAAHRNEQ; from the coding sequence ATGGCAAACCCTAGACGAAAAGAGTCCGTGGCAGACAGGGTGTATGAGGCCCTGAAAGCGGACATCTTCGAGTTCCGTCTGATCCCCGGTGACAGATTCAGCGAGGGGGATGTAGGAAGCCGTCTGAACGCCAGCCGGACCCCGGTTCGGGAGGCGCTCTACCGTTTGCAGCGGGAGGGCCATGTGGAGGTGCTGTTCCGCAGTGGCTGGCAGGTAAAGCCATTCGATTTCCAGCAGGTGGAGGAACTCTATGACCTGCGCATCACCCTCGAACGGGCGGCAGTGCACAAGATCTGCAACCTGCCTGAAGAGCCTGAAGCACTGCGAACCCTGGTAGCCCTCTGGAACCCGGACCATCCATCCGAGCGCGCGGTGGGCAGCACCGTCAGGATGTTGGACGAGAGCTTTCACTGCGATCTGGTGGCCGCTGCCGGAAACCGGGAGATGACACGAATTCATCGTGAGATCACCGACAGGCTGAGAATTGTGCGGCGCCTGGACTTCAGCCGGGACGAGCGTATTGATGCCACTTACGTGGAGCATGCCGCAATTCTGGAGGCACTGCGCAACGGGCAGGCAAGCGAGGCGGCGGAACGTCTCACCCGTCATATCCGTGCCAGTCAGAAGGCCGTGCGGGAAATCACCATGGAGCGAATCCGTGAGGCGGCTGCTGCACACCGCAATGAGCAATAA
- the urtD gene encoding urea ABC transporter ATP-binding protein UrtD: MSFFQELTDREHVFEFLTQVQSPVDVRHGPILYLEDVNVSFDGFKAINNLNLTIDDGELRCIIGPNGAGKTTMMDIITGKTRPDTGSVWFGSRHNLLTMNEPDIASLGIGRKFQKPTVFEALTVFENLELAMATDKRVFPTLTAIMKAEYRDRIDEVLEMIGLESLRDRLAGILSHGQKQWLEIGMLLMQKPRLLLVDEPVAGMTEQEMERTAELLTSLAGKQSVVVVEHDMGFVRSIARKVTVLHQGSVLAEGSMDQVSNDPEVIKVYLGEEA, from the coding sequence ATGAGCTTTTTTCAGGAGCTGACTGACCGCGAGCATGTGTTCGAGTTTCTGACCCAGGTGCAGTCCCCGGTGGACGTGCGCCACGGGCCGATCCTGTACCTGGAAGACGTGAACGTGAGCTTTGACGGCTTCAAGGCCATCAACAACCTCAACCTCACCATCGACGATGGCGAGCTGCGCTGCATCATCGGCCCTAACGGCGCGGGTAAAACCACCATGATGGACATCATCACCGGTAAAACCCGGCCCGACACCGGCTCGGTGTGGTTTGGCAGCCGCCACAACCTGCTCACCATGAACGAGCCGGACATCGCCAGCCTGGGCATCGGCCGCAAGTTCCAGAAACCCACGGTGTTTGAAGCGCTCACCGTGTTCGAAAACCTGGAGCTGGCCATGGCGACGGACAAGCGGGTGTTCCCCACGCTCACCGCCATCATGAAAGCCGAATACCGCGACCGCATCGACGAAGTATTGGAGATGATCGGCCTGGAATCCCTGCGCGACCGCCTTGCCGGCATCCTCTCCCACGGCCAGAAACAGTGGCTGGAAATCGGCATGTTGCTGATGCAGAAACCCCGGCTGTTGCTGGTGGACGAACCGGTGGCGGGCATGACCGAGCAGGAAATGGAACGCACCGCCGAACTGCTCACCAGCCTCGCCGGCAAACAGTCGGTGGTGGTGGTGGAGCACGATATGGGCTTCGTGCGCTCCATCGCCCGCAAGGTGACCGTTCTGCACCAGGGCAGCGTGCTGGCCGAAGGCTCCATGGACCAGGTCTCCAACGATCCGGAAGTGATCAAGGTGTATCTCGGGGAGGAGGCGTGA
- a CDS encoding ComEA family DNA-binding protein — protein MKRTPLFATLVLLFSLVTGFAYAQDAAININTADVATLASLNGIGQSKAEAIVAYREANGPFAVTADLTNVKGIGERTIEKNASRLTVK, from the coding sequence ATGAAGCGCACACCGCTTTTCGCCACACTTGTTCTGCTGTTCAGCCTGGTTACCGGTTTTGCCTACGCCCAGGACGCCGCTATCAACATCAACACCGCCGATGTGGCTACCCTCGCCAGCCTGAACGGCATTGGCCAGAGCAAGGCCGAAGCCATCGTTGCCTATCGCGAAGCGAATGGTCCTTTTGCGGTTACCGCAGACCTGACGAATGTGAAGGGCATTGGCGAACGTACCATCGAGAAAAATGCCTCGCGCCTCACCGTGAAGTAA
- the urtA gene encoding urea ABC transporter substrate-binding protein, with protein sequence MSFKKHVKLGLSALALSISFNSVAAEDPIKVGILHSLSGTMAISETVLKDTVEMLIEQQNAKGGVLGRQMEAVVVDPASNWPLFAEKARELLAQEKVDVIFGNWTSVSRKSVLPVVEELNGLLFYPVQYEGEESSENVFYTGAAPNQQAIPAVNYLMNEIGVERWVLAGTDYVYPRTTNKILETYLMDMGVAKEDIMINYTPFGHSDWQNIVSDIKRFGSAGKKTAVVSTINGDANVPFYRELGNQGIAASDIPVVAFSVGEQELSGIDTGPLVGHLAAWNYFMSVDNDANYDFIDQWIEHTGNDEAVTNDPMEAHYIGFNMYVEAVKKAGTTDVDAVKDAIIGVTVPNLTGGYAAMMPNHHITKPVLIGEIQDNGQFSVVWETSGLVAGDAWSDYLPGSRDMIADWRKPLFCGTFNTATGTCGASAGEMAAEAE encoded by the coding sequence ATGAGCTTCAAAAAACACGTGAAACTTGGCCTTTCTGCACTCGCTCTCTCCATCTCTTTTAACTCCGTGGCGGCGGAAGATCCGATCAAAGTGGGCATTCTGCACTCTTTGTCCGGCACCATGGCAATCAGTGAAACCGTTCTGAAAGACACCGTTGAAATGCTGATCGAACAGCAAAACGCCAAAGGCGGTGTGCTCGGTCGTCAGATGGAAGCGGTTGTTGTAGACCCCGCCTCCAACTGGCCGCTGTTCGCCGAGAAAGCCCGCGAGCTTCTGGCCCAGGAAAAAGTTGACGTAATCTTCGGTAACTGGACCTCGGTTTCCCGTAAGTCCGTACTGCCGGTAGTGGAAGAGCTGAACGGCCTTCTGTTCTACCCGGTTCAGTACGAGGGTGAAGAATCCTCCGAAAACGTTTTCTACACCGGCGCTGCGCCCAACCAGCAGGCGATTCCTGCGGTTAACTACCTGATGAACGAAATCGGTGTCGAGCGCTGGGTACTAGCAGGTACCGACTACGTGTACCCGCGCACTACCAACAAGATCCTTGAGACTTACCTGATGGACATGGGTGTGGCCAAGGAAGACATCATGATCAACTACACGCCGTTTGGTCACTCCGACTGGCAGAACATTGTTTCTGACATCAAGCGCTTCGGCTCTGCCGGCAAGAAGACCGCGGTCGTTTCCACCATCAACGGTGACGCCAACGTGCCCTTCTACCGTGAACTGGGTAACCAGGGCATCGCTGCATCCGACATCCCGGTCGTTGCTTTCTCCGTGGGCGAGCAGGAACTCTCCGGCATCGACACCGGCCCGCTGGTTGGCCACCTGGCAGCCTGGAACTACTTCATGAGCGTGGACAACGACGCCAACTACGACTTCATCGACCAGTGGATCGAGCACACCGGCAATGATGAAGCGGTTACCAACGACCCGATGGAAGCGCACTACATCGGCTTCAACATGTACGTGGAAGCGGTCAAGAAGGCCGGCACCACAGATGTTGACGCGGTAAAAGACGCCATCATCGGTGTGACTGTACCCAACCTCACCGGTGGCTACGCCGCCATGATGCCCAACCACCACATCACCAAGCCGGTGCTGATCGGCGAGATCCAGGACAACGGCCAGTTCTCTGTGGTTTGGGAAACCTCTGGTCTGGTCGCGGGCGATGCCTGGTCTGACTACCTGCCTGGTTCGCGGGACATGATTGCAGATTGGCGCAAGCCGTTGTTCTGCGGAACGTTCAACACCGCAACCGGCACCTGTGGCGCGTCTGCGGGCGAAATGGCCGCTGAAGCCGAGTAA
- a CDS encoding LutB/LldF family L-lactate oxidation iron-sulfur protein, which translates to MSETAEHTGHHIDVKQFHPRAQAAIHDPKIRKNFRSAMDGLMSKRKTAFEGWDLETLRDLGANVRLRALANLPDLLEQLEKKLIENGIKVHWAVDGDEACRIVRDICKARDAKTVIKGKSMVSEEMELNHYLEEQGIEALESDLGEYIVQLADETPSHIIMPAIHKNTCEISQLLHDKTGTDLSNDVEYLTASARQQLREKFMNADVGVSGVNFAVAETGTLCLVENEGNGRMTTTVPKCHIAVTGIEKVVPSMEDVSALLALLTRSATGQHITTYFNMISGPRKAEELDGPEKVHLVLVDNGRSSIYQDDELLDTLRCIRCGACMNHCPVYTRVGGHAYGTTYPGPIGKILMPHLIGLDEGRHLPSASSLCGACGEVCPVKIPIPDLLVRLRQESVDGDKLHPAKVRGHGAKRSSMEAMIWKGWAWMHASPGIYRFGTGTASKFRALQPSKAGAWTDYRTAPKLAAKTLHQRMKERGQ; encoded by the coding sequence ATGAGTGAGACAGCCGAGCACACTGGCCATCACATCGACGTAAAACAATTCCACCCGCGGGCTCAGGCGGCCATTCACGACCCCAAGATCCGCAAGAATTTCCGCAGCGCCATGGACGGGCTGATGTCCAAGCGCAAGACGGCGTTCGAGGGCTGGGATCTGGAAACCCTCCGTGATCTCGGTGCCAACGTCCGCCTCCGCGCCCTGGCCAATCTGCCAGATTTGCTGGAGCAGCTAGAAAAAAAGCTGATCGAAAACGGCATCAAGGTGCACTGGGCGGTGGATGGTGATGAGGCCTGCCGGATTGTGCGGGATATCTGCAAGGCCCGGGATGCCAAGACGGTGATCAAGGGGAAATCCATGGTCTCCGAGGAAATGGAACTGAACCATTACCTTGAGGAACAGGGGATCGAAGCCCTGGAATCAGACCTGGGCGAGTACATCGTGCAGTTGGCGGATGAAACGCCATCGCACATCATCATGCCGGCGATTCATAAGAACACCTGTGAGATCTCCCAGTTGTTGCACGACAAAACCGGCACGGATCTCTCCAACGATGTGGAATACCTCACCGCCAGCGCCCGCCAGCAGCTGCGGGAAAAGTTTATGAATGCTGATGTGGGCGTTTCCGGGGTTAACTTTGCGGTGGCCGAAACCGGCACACTTTGCCTGGTGGAGAACGAAGGCAACGGCCGGATGACCACCACGGTGCCCAAGTGCCATATTGCCGTTACCGGTATCGAGAAAGTGGTGCCGAGCATGGAGGACGTCTCTGCCCTGCTCGCCCTGCTGACCCGGTCTGCCACCGGCCAGCACATCACCACCTACTTCAACATGATTTCCGGCCCCCGCAAGGCCGAGGAGCTGGACGGGCCAGAAAAAGTGCATCTGGTGCTGGTGGATAACGGCCGTTCGTCGATCTACCAGGACGACGAGCTGCTGGACACCCTGCGCTGCATCCGTTGTGGCGCCTGCATGAACCACTGCCCGGTGTACACACGGGTAGGCGGCCATGCCTATGGCACCACCTATCCGGGGCCCATCGGCAAGATCCTGATGCCGCACCTGATTGGCCTGGACGAAGGCCGGCATCTGCCCAGCGCCTCCAGCCTGTGTGGCGCCTGCGGTGAGGTCTGCCCGGTGAAGATTCCCATACCCGATCTGTTGGTGCGGCTGCGCCAGGAATCGGTGGATGGTGACAAACTTCATCCGGCCAAGGTACGCGGCCACGGGGCCAAGCGCAGCTCCATGGAAGCGATGATCTGGAAAGGCTGGGCCTGGATGCATGCCAGCCCCGGCATTTACCGATTTGGCACCGGTACCGCCAGCAAATTCAGGGCGTTGCAGCCCTCGAAAGCCGGCGCCTGGACCGATTACCGCACGGCGCCCAAACTGGCGGCCAAAACCCTGCACCAGCGGATGAAGGAGCGTGGCCAATGA
- a CDS encoding LutC/YkgG family protein produces MSSRETILQRLRNRTGGELTVPECDFSVLVRDDWSTKERIERFEKMIESVHGEVHHCTEDMWMDRLAELLNTRGARNLLIPKQHEIGQALRDAGRDDLPELLIYDEPIESWQAHLFNEVDASITSTRGGIAETGSLILWPNEDEPRLMSLVPPVHIAVLKASELYTTFHEAMKAQNWAAGMPTNALLISGPSKTADIEQTLAYGVHGPKELIVLIIE; encoded by the coding sequence ATGAGTTCCCGGGAAACGATTCTTCAGCGTCTTCGCAATCGCACCGGCGGCGAACTGACGGTGCCGGAATGCGACTTTTCTGTTCTGGTACGGGATGACTGGTCGACAAAGGAGCGGATCGAGCGGTTTGAAAAGATGATCGAATCGGTTCACGGCGAGGTGCACCACTGCACCGAAGACATGTGGATGGATCGCCTGGCCGAGCTGCTGAACACTCGCGGTGCCAGGAATCTGCTGATTCCGAAGCAGCACGAAATCGGCCAGGCCCTTCGCGATGCCGGCCGTGACGATCTGCCGGAACTGTTAATCTACGACGAACCGATCGAAAGCTGGCAGGCGCACCTGTTCAACGAGGTGGACGCCAGCATTACGTCCACCCGCGGCGGTATTGCCGAGACCGGCTCGCTGATCCTGTGGCCGAACGAGGATGAACCCAGGTTGATGAGCCTGGTACCCCCGGTGCACATTGCCGTGCTCAAGGCCTCGGAGCTCTATACCACCTTCCATGAAGCCATGAAGGCCCAGAACTGGGCCGCTGGCATGCCGACCAATGCCCTGCTAATCTCAGGCCCTTCCAAAACCGCCGACATCGAGCAAACCCTCGCTTACGGTGTTCACGGTCCCAAAGAGCTGATTGTGTTGATTATTGAATGA
- the urtC gene encoding urea ABC transporter permease subunit UrtC yields MWLTRPLQERSTQIFLGVLFSAVVLVTFLHLFMPQDSALHVSAFTVTLLGKYLCYALLAVAVDLVWGYLGILSLGHGAFFALGGYAMGMYLMRQIGDRGVYGDPILPDFMVFLNWQELPWFWHGFDMAWFAFIMVLLAPGLLALVFGFLAFRSRVTGVYLSIITQALTFALMLAFFRNEMGFGGNNGLTDFKDILGFNLRTDATRLGLFIATGIALAIGYVICRGIVTSKLGRVSVACRDAEARTRFLGYRVERVQLFVFVVSAMLAGVAGALYVPQVGIINPSEFSPLFSIEIVVWVALGGRATLYGAVIGAILVNYAKTVFTGIMPDAWLFALGGLFVLVTVFLPKGIAGLLQKRRKAREDDDTPTAQEATV; encoded by the coding sequence ATGTGGTTAACAAGACCCTTACAGGAACGTTCAACCCAAATCTTTCTCGGCGTGCTGTTCTCGGCCGTGGTGCTGGTGACCTTCCTTCACCTGTTCATGCCCCAGGACAGCGCCCTGCACGTGAGCGCCTTTACCGTCACGCTGCTTGGCAAATACCTCTGCTACGCCCTGCTGGCGGTGGCGGTGGACCTGGTATGGGGTTACCTCGGTATCCTCAGCCTGGGCCATGGCGCCTTCTTTGCCCTCGGCGGCTATGCCATGGGCATGTATCTGATGCGCCAGATTGGTGATCGCGGCGTGTATGGCGACCCGATCCTGCCGGACTTCATGGTGTTCCTGAACTGGCAGGAGCTGCCCTGGTTCTGGCACGGGTTCGACATGGCCTGGTTTGCCTTCATCATGGTGCTGCTGGCCCCGGGCCTGCTGGCGCTGGTGTTCGGCTTCCTGGCGTTCCGCTCACGAGTAACCGGGGTATACCTCTCCATCATCACCCAGGCGCTTACCTTCGCGCTGATGCTGGCCTTCTTCCGAAACGAGATGGGCTTTGGCGGCAACAACGGCCTCACTGACTTCAAAGACATTCTCGGCTTTAACCTGCGTACCGACGCCACTCGCCTCGGGCTGTTCATTGCCACCGGTATCGCCCTGGCCATTGGCTACGTGATTTGCCGGGGCATTGTGACCAGCAAGCTGGGCCGGGTGAGTGTGGCCTGCCGGGATGCCGAAGCCCGAACCCGCTTCCTGGGTTACCGGGTGGAGCGGGTGCAGCTGTTCGTGTTCGTGGTCTCCGCCATGCTGGCGGGTGTGGCCGGCGCTCTGTATGTGCCTCAAGTAGGCATCATCAACCCCAGCGAATTCTCGCCGCTGTTCTCCATCGAGATCGTGGTGTGGGTGGCCCTGGGTGGCCGGGCAACCCTCTACGGCGCGGTGATCGGGGCCATTCTGGTGAACTACGCCAAAACCGTGTTTACCGGCATCATGCCGGACGCCTGGCTGTTCGCCCTTGGCGGCCTGTTCGTGCTGGTAACCGTGTTCCTGCCCAAGGGCATTGCCGGGCTGCTGCAGAAGCGCCGGAAAGCCAGGGAAGATGACGATACCCCCACCGCGCAGGAGGCGACTGTATGA